In one Bacillus sp. Marseille-P3661 genomic region, the following are encoded:
- the purD gene encoding phosphoribosylamine--glycine ligase, which yields MKVLVIGRGGREHALAWKFAQSPQVEQVFVAPGNDGMTDVATLVNIDESEHDNLIQFVKDEGISLTFVGPEAPLQDGIVNKFEAEGLRAFGPRQEAALIEGSKSFAKDIMKKYNIPTGAYETFTSYEDAKAYIEEKGAPIVIKADGLAAGKGVTVALTIEDALAAIHEMMNEAKFGDASSKVVVEEFLEGEEFSLMAFVNGSKVYPMVIAQDHKRAYDGDKGPNTGGMGAYSPVPQISNEQVEKAIQSILQPTAEALIQENRTFTGILYAGLILTADGPKVIEFNARFGDPETQVVLPRLENDLAQLINDILDEKPVTLTWSEEAVIGVVLASEGYPGDYVKGKLINGVGETSPETLVFHAGTKKTDHGFVTNGGRVLLAAIKSTNLAEAQAALYKQMVHFDSPHTFYRKDIGYRAI from the coding sequence ATGAAGGTTCTTGTTATTGGACGAGGTGGACGTGAACATGCACTAGCGTGGAAATTTGCACAAAGTCCTCAAGTTGAACAAGTATTTGTTGCACCGGGGAATGACGGAATGACAGATGTAGCAACACTTGTGAATATAGATGAAAGCGAACATGATAACTTAATACAATTTGTAAAAGATGAAGGCATTTCATTAACATTTGTAGGGCCTGAAGCGCCTCTTCAAGATGGTATTGTCAATAAATTTGAGGCAGAAGGATTGCGCGCTTTCGGACCTCGTCAAGAAGCGGCCTTAATAGAAGGAAGTAAGTCATTCGCAAAAGATATTATGAAGAAATATAATATTCCAACAGGTGCTTACGAAACATTTACTTCATATGAAGATGCTAAAGCATATATTGAAGAAAAAGGTGCACCTATTGTTATCAAAGCAGATGGTTTAGCAGCTGGTAAGGGTGTAACGGTTGCGCTTACTATAGAAGATGCGCTAGCAGCTATTCATGAGATGATGAATGAAGCTAAGTTTGGCGATGCAAGCAGTAAGGTTGTCGTTGAAGAATTTCTCGAGGGTGAGGAGTTTTCCTTGATGGCATTTGTAAATGGTTCAAAAGTATATCCGATGGTGATTGCACAAGACCATAAGCGTGCCTATGATGGAGATAAAGGACCTAATACTGGAGGAATGGGGGCTTATTCGCCTGTTCCGCAAATATCAAACGAACAAGTGGAAAAAGCAATACAATCCATATTGCAACCAACAGCTGAAGCACTTATTCAGGAAAATCGTACATTTACAGGAATCTTATATGCTGGGCTAATTTTAACGGCTGATGGACCTAAGGTTATTGAATTTAATGCGCGTTTCGGTGATCCTGAAACACAGGTTGTTTTACCTCGTTTAGAAAATGACTTAGCTCAATTAATAAACGATATATTAGATGAAAAGCCTGTTACACTAACATGGTCCGAAGAAGCTGTCATTGGGGTAGTTCTTGCATCTGAAGGTTACCCTGGAGATTATGTTAAAGGGAAACTGATCAATGGAGTTGGCGAGACATCTCCAGAAACACTTGTTTTCCATGCTGGAACTAAAAAGACGGACCATGGTTTTGTAACAAATGGAGGCCGCGTGCTTTTGGCAGCTATTAAATCTACCAACTTAGCGGAAGCACAAGCTGCTCTTTATAAACAA
- the purH gene encoding bifunctional phosphoribosylaminoimidazolecarboxamide formyltransferase/IMP cyclohydrolase translates to MTIKRALVSVSNKEGIVPFVKGLVDNGVEVISTGGTKKVLEENGVKVIGISEVTGFPEILDGRVKTLHPAIHGGLLAMRNSESHIQQIKEHNITPIDLVVVNLYPFQATIAKPDVTFADAIENIDIGGPTMLRSAAKNHQDVTVVVDPADYEVVLESVKATGGVSEEQNRKLAAKVFRHTAAYDAVISEYLTKEVGEESPESLTVTFEKRQDLRYGENPHQKATFYRKPLSSTSSIAAANQLHGKELSYNNINDADAALSIVKEFDQPAVVAVKHMNPCGVGVGETIESAYDKAYAADPVSIFGGIIAANREVDTATALKMKEIFLEIIIAPAFTAEALEVLTEKKNIRLLTVDFSEDNKVQNKLTSVHGGLLVQEEDSLGLDEATISIPTKREPTEQEWADLKLAWKVVKHVKSNAIVLAKDDMTIGVGAGQMNRVGSAKIAIEQAGDKAQGSAMGSDAFFPMPDTVEAAAAAGVTAIIQPGGSVRDEDSIKKCDEFGIAMVFTGVRHFKH, encoded by the coding sequence ATGACTATTAAACGGGCTTTAGTAAGTGTTTCGAATAAAGAAGGAATAGTACCTTTTGTTAAAGGCCTTGTAGATAACGGTGTTGAGGTTATTTCAACAGGTGGTACAAAAAAAGTTCTTGAAGAAAATGGCGTAAAAGTAATTGGAATTTCAGAGGTAACCGGCTTTCCTGAAATTCTAGATGGAAGAGTGAAAACTTTACATCCTGCGATCCATGGCGGCTTACTTGCAATGCGTAATAGTGAAAGCCATATACAGCAAATTAAAGAACATAATATTACACCAATTGATCTGGTAGTTGTAAACTTATATCCTTTCCAAGCAACAATTGCAAAGCCGGATGTAACGTTTGCTGACGCAATCGAAAATATTGATATTGGCGGTCCAACAATGCTACGCTCTGCAGCGAAAAACCATCAAGATGTAACAGTTGTTGTAGATCCAGCTGATTATGAGGTTGTACTTGAAAGTGTTAAAGCTACGGGTGGAGTTAGTGAAGAACAAAATAGAAAGCTTGCAGCTAAAGTGTTCCGTCATACAGCAGCATACGATGCTGTAATATCTGAATACTTAACTAAAGAAGTGGGTGAAGAAAGTCCAGAATCTTTAACTGTAACGTTTGAGAAACGTCAAGATTTACGTTATGGAGAAAATCCTCACCAAAAAGCAACATTCTACCGTAAACCTTTAAGCTCAACATCTTCGATTGCAGCAGCAAACCAGTTGCATGGTAAAGAATTATCATACAACAATATTAACGATGCTGATGCTGCATTAAGTATTGTGAAGGAATTTGACCAACCTGCAGTTGTGGCTGTAAAACATATGAATCCATGTGGTGTAGGTGTCGGTGAAACCATTGAGTCTGCGTATGATAAGGCTTATGCTGCAGATCCTGTGTCTATTTTCGGAGGAATTATTGCGGCAAACCGTGAAGTTGATACAGCAACTGCTCTAAAGATGAAAGAAATATTCTTAGAAATTATTATTGCCCCTGCTTTTACAGCGGAAGCACTTGAAGTTTTAACAGAAAAGAAAAATATTCGCTTATTAACAGTTGACTTTTCTGAAGATAATAAAGTTCAAAATAAATTGACATCTGTACATGGCGGTTTACTTGTTCAAGAAGAAGACAGCTTAGGTTTAGATGAAGCAACAATCTCAATACCTACAAAAAGAGAACCAACAGAACAAGAATGGGCAGATTTAAAATTAGCTTGGAAAGTAGTAAAGCATGTAAAGTCGAATGCGATTGTTTTAGCTAAAGATGATATGACTATAGGTGTAGGCGCTGGACAAATGAATCGCGTAGGCTCTGCGAAAATCGCGATTGAGCAAGCTGGAGACAAAGCGCAAGGCTCGGCTATGGGATCTGATGCTTTCTTCCCAATGCCTGATACAGTTGAAGCGGCTGCTGCTGCGGGTGTTACAGCAATCATTCAACCGGGCGGGTCTGTTCGTGATGAAGATTCTATAAAGAAATGTGACGAGTTTGGTATTGCAATGGTGTTTACTGGTGTTCGTCATTTTAAACACTAG
- the purN gene encoding phosphoribosylglycinamide formyltransferase, giving the protein MKKVAVFASGNGSNFQAIIDAIKVDELSCEVAMLICDRPDAKCINRAETADIPTFAFIPKEFERKADYEAEILAKLQPLDVDLIVLAGYMRLIGGTLLSAYEGRIINIHPSLLPAFPGKDAIGQAFQAKVKVTGVTIHYVDEGMDTGPIIAQETVTVDEDETYESLEVKIQKVEHRLYPSTLNKLLAKI; this is encoded by the coding sequence ATGAAAAAAGTAGCAGTATTTGCCTCTGGGAACGGCTCAAACTTTCAAGCTATTATTGATGCTATTAAGGTAGATGAACTATCGTGCGAGGTAGCGATGCTTATTTGTGACCGTCCTGATGCAAAATGTATAAACAGGGCTGAAACAGCGGATATCCCGACATTTGCTTTCATTCCAAAAGAGTTTGAAAGGAAAGCTGACTACGAAGCCGAAATACTAGCGAAGTTACAACCACTAGATGTTGATTTAATCGTGTTAGCAGGATATATGAGATTAATAGGCGGTACGCTATTATCTGCATATGAAGGGCGAATCATTAATATTCACCCTTCTCTTTTGCCTGCTTTCCCTGGAAAGGACGCAATTGGACAAGCCTTTCAAGCTAAGGTGAAAGTGACAGGAGTTACAATACATTACGTTGACGAAGGTATGGACACAGGGCCGATTATAGCACAAGAGACGGTTACGGTTGATGAAGATGAGACATATGAAAGTCTTGAAGTCAAAATTCAAAAAGTTGAGCATCGCTTATACCCAAGTACGTTGAATAAATTACTTGCAAAGATTTAA
- the purM gene encoding phosphoribosylformylglycinamidine cyclo-ligase produces the protein MSNVYKNAGVDIEAGYEAVQRMKKHVQKTIRPEVIGGLGGFGGMFDLSKVNVKEPVLISGTDGVGTKLMLAFMMDKHDTIGIDCVAMCVNDIVVQGAEPLYFLDYIACGKAAPEKIEMIVKGVADGCEQAGSALVGGETAEMPGMYDIDEYDLAGFAVGVAEKSKLITGQSIEDGNVLIGIASSGIHSNGYSLVRKVLLEDGKLDLHQTYEGLGGSLGEELLRPTKIYVKPLLELMKKFDIKGLAHITGGGFIENIPRMLPEGLAAEIIEGSWPILPIFDLISKTGDIQQAELFNVFNMGIGMVAAVKAEDATEIVSTLESLGEKAYIIGQVTKGEGVTFRGGNSE, from the coding sequence ATGTCAAATGTTTATAAAAATGCCGGAGTAGATATCGAAGCAGGCTATGAAGCGGTACAACGAATGAAAAAGCACGTTCAGAAAACAATTCGACCAGAGGTTATCGGGGGTCTAGGCGGATTTGGCGGAATGTTTGATCTTTCAAAAGTGAACGTTAAAGAGCCAGTATTAATTTCGGGAACAGACGGTGTTGGAACGAAACTAATGCTAGCATTTATGATGGATAAACACGATACAATTGGGATTGATTGTGTCGCAATGTGCGTAAATGATATTGTTGTGCAAGGAGCTGAACCACTCTATTTTCTAGACTATATCGCTTGTGGGAAGGCAGCGCCGGAGAAGATTGAAATGATCGTTAAAGGAGTTGCTGATGGGTGTGAACAGGCAGGCAGTGCGCTTGTAGGTGGAGAAACTGCAGAAATGCCTGGAATGTATGATATAGATGAATACGACCTAGCTGGTTTTGCTGTTGGGGTTGCTGAGAAATCTAAGCTAATTACAGGTCAATCAATTGAAGACGGGAACGTATTAATTGGTATCGCATCTAGCGGAATTCATAGCAACGGCTATTCACTTGTTCGTAAAGTCTTGCTAGAGGACGGAAAGCTTGACTTGCATCAAACATATGAAGGCCTTGGTGGTAGTCTAGGGGAAGAATTACTGCGCCCGACTAAAATATACGTAAAACCTTTATTAGAACTTATGAAGAAATTTGATATTAAGGGTTTAGCGCATATAACAGGCGGGGGCTTTATTGAGAATATCCCAAGGATGTTGCCGGAGGGTTTGGCTGCTGAAATAATAGAAGGTTCATGGCCGATTTTACCAATCTTTGATTTGATTTCTAAAACCGGTGATATTCAACAAGCAGAGTTGTTCAATGTATTTAATATGGGTATTGGTATGGTAGCAGCAGTAAAAGCGGAAGATGCCACTGAAATTGTTAGCACGCTTGAATCATTAGGGGAAAAAGCATATATTATTGGTCAAGTTACGAAAGGTGAGGGCGTAACATTTCGTGGGGGAAATAGCGAATGA
- the purF gene encoding amidophosphoribosyltransferase — protein sequence MLAEIRGLNEECGVFGVWGHPDAAQMTYYGLHSLQHRGQEGAGIVVSDGNELKLEKGLGLVTEVFGEGELKNLSGNAAIGHVRYSTAGGGGYENVQPLLFRSQQGSIALAHNGNLVNVNGLKNQLEHQGSIFQTTSDTEVLAHLIRRGGFSKIEEQVKNALTMIKGAYAFLILTEDKLMVALDPNGLRPLSIGRIGDAYVVASETCAFDVVGAQYLREVDPGELLIISNEGIRSERFTINVNRSICSMEYVYFARPDSNVGGINVHSSRKRLGKQLAIESPVQADVVTGVPDSSISAAIGYAEYSGIPYELGLIKNRYVGRTFIQPSQELRERGVKMKLSPVRGVVEGKRVVMVDDSIVRGTTSRRIVKMLREAGATEVHVRISSPAIKNPCFYGIDISSTKELLAATHTLEEMCEEIGADSLAFLSTDGMLEAIGRSSQEENHGQCLACFTGKYPTEIYIDNNNSQENVKTPVSAGSKD from the coding sequence ATGCTTGCTGAAATAAGAGGGTTAAATGAAGAATGTGGTGTTTTTGGGGTGTGGGGACATCCTGATGCAGCGCAAATGACTTATTATGGCTTGCATAGTTTACAACATCGTGGTCAAGAAGGCGCAGGAATTGTTGTTTCGGATGGTAATGAATTAAAGCTTGAAAAAGGCTTGGGCTTAGTAACAGAGGTTTTTGGTGAAGGTGAGCTGAAAAACCTATCTGGAAATGCCGCAATTGGTCATGTTCGTTATTCAACAGCGGGAGGCGGTGGCTATGAGAATGTGCAGCCTCTGCTGTTCCGTTCTCAACAAGGCAGTATTGCGCTTGCACATAACGGAAATTTAGTAAATGTAAATGGACTAAAAAATCAACTAGAGCATCAAGGTTCAATTTTTCAAACAACATCTGATACAGAAGTGCTGGCACACTTAATTCGCCGTGGTGGTTTCTCCAAAATTGAAGAGCAAGTAAAAAATGCTTTAACAATGATCAAGGGCGCTTATGCATTTTTGATTTTAACAGAAGATAAATTAATGGTAGCTCTAGATCCGAATGGTTTACGTCCATTATCAATTGGTCGCATCGGTGATGCTTATGTTGTTGCATCAGAAACATGTGCATTTGATGTTGTGGGTGCACAATATCTCCGTGAGGTAGATCCAGGGGAACTATTGATTATAAGTAATGAGGGAATCCGCTCAGAGCGTTTTACTATAAATGTGAATCGTTCTATCTGTAGCATGGAGTATGTCTATTTTGCCCGCCCTGACAGTAATGTTGGTGGTATTAATGTTCATAGCTCTCGTAAAAGACTTGGGAAACAATTGGCAATCGAATCCCCAGTTCAGGCTGATGTAGTAACGGGAGTACCTGATTCAAGTATATCAGCAGCAATCGGTTATGCAGAATATTCAGGTATCCCATATGAATTAGGTCTGATAAAAAATAGATATGTAGGCCGAACATTTATTCAGCCTTCACAGGAATTACGTGAACGCGGTGTTAAAATGAAACTATCACCTGTTCGTGGAGTTGTTGAGGGTAAACGCGTAGTTATGGTTGATGACTCGATTGTTCGTGGAACGACAAGTAGGCGGATTGTAAAAATGTTGCGTGAAGCGGGTGCGACAGAAGTTCATGTAAGAATTTCATCACCAGCAATTAAGAATCCTTGCTTCTACGGCATTGATATATCGTCAACTAAAGAGTTGCTTGCAGCTACACATACGCTTGAAGAAATGTGTGAAGAAATTGGTGCAGATTCACTTGCGTTTTTATCAACAGATGGCATGTTAGAAGCGATTGGCAGAAGTAGTCAAGAAGAGAATCATGGACAATGTTTAGCTTGTTTCACAGGGAAATACCCGACAGAGATTTATATAGATAATAACAATTCTCAGGAAAATGTAAAAACACCAGTTAGTGCAGGATCCAAAGATTAA
- the purL gene encoding phosphoribosylformylglycinamidine synthase subunit PurL: protein MSLLLEPTAEQIKQDKIYKEMGLSDEEFAMVEEILGRLPNYTELGLFSVMWSEHCSYKNSKPVLRKFPTSGERVLQGPGEGAGIVDIGDNQAVVFKIESHNHPSAVEPYQGAATGVGGIIRDVFSMGARPIAILDSLRFGELNTPRTKYLFEEIVHGIAGYGNCIGIPTVGGEIQFDPSYEGNPLVNAMCVGLINHEDIKKGQAKGVGNTVMYVGATTGRDGIHGATFASEELNESSESKRPAVQVGDPFMEKLLLEACLELVKCDALVGIQDMGAAGLTSSSSEMASKAGSGIEMNLDLVPQRETGMSAYEMMLSESQERMLLVVEKGREQEIVDICEKYGLEAVAIGKVTDDKSLRLYHKGEVVADVPVDALAEDAPVYHKPSKEPAYYQEFQAQDSYIPSVTDYKQTLIDLLSQPTIASKEYVFDQYDYMVRTNTVVAPGSDAAVLRVRGTNKALAMTTDCNSRYIYLDPEVGGKIAVSEAARNIVCSGGEPLAITDCLNFGSPEKPEIFWQIEKATDGMSEACNVLSTPVIGGNVSLYNETNGVAIYPTPVVGMVGLIEDTKHITTQNFKQAGDLVYVIGEAKSEFGGSELQKMLEGRIYGKAPELNLETESKRQQQVLAAIKSGLVQSAHDVAEGGLAVAVAECLMKDETLGASITVNGDAVTALFSESQSRFIISVSKENQAQFEKLVEATLIGEVTQSGMLSIQNENEETILSAQTAELKAAWKGAIPCLLK from the coding sequence ATGTCGTTACTTCTTGAACCTACAGCAGAACAAATTAAACAAGATAAAATATACAAAGAAATGGGTTTAAGTGATGAAGAGTTTGCGATGGTGGAAGAAATCTTAGGACGTCTTCCAAACTATACAGAGCTTGGCTTATTTTCGGTAATGTGGTCTGAGCATTGTAGTTATAAAAACTCTAAGCCTGTCCTTCGCAAATTCCCAACGAGCGGTGAGCGTGTTCTCCAAGGGCCTGGTGAAGGCGCAGGGATCGTAGATATCGGTGATAATCAAGCGGTTGTTTTCAAAATTGAAAGTCATAACCATCCTTCTGCAGTTGAGCCTTATCAAGGCGCTGCAACAGGTGTTGGCGGAATCATTCGCGATGTTTTCTCGATGGGTGCACGTCCGATTGCGATTTTAGACTCTCTTCGTTTTGGTGAGTTAAATACACCACGTACGAAATATTTATTCGAAGAAATTGTTCACGGTATTGCAGGATACGGTAACTGCATCGGAATTCCAACCGTTGGTGGAGAAATTCAATTTGACCCTTCTTATGAGGGTAATCCATTAGTAAATGCAATGTGCGTTGGATTAATTAATCATGAAGATATTAAAAAAGGTCAAGCTAAAGGTGTTGGCAATACAGTTATGTATGTGGGTGCAACCACAGGCCGCGACGGTATACATGGTGCTACATTTGCCTCTGAGGAATTAAATGAATCTTCGGAGTCGAAACGCCCGGCTGTACAAGTTGGCGATCCTTTTATGGAAAAGCTTTTACTTGAAGCTTGTTTAGAACTGGTAAAGTGTGATGCATTAGTAGGTATTCAGGACATGGGCGCAGCTGGCTTAACGTCATCATCAAGTGAAATGGCAAGTAAGGCGGGGTCAGGTATTGAAATGAATCTAGACCTTGTTCCACAACGTGAAACAGGAATGTCAGCTTATGAGATGATGCTATCTGAATCTCAAGAAAGAATGTTACTAGTTGTTGAAAAAGGCCGTGAGCAAGAGATTGTAGATATTTGTGAAAAGTATGGTCTTGAAGCAGTGGCGATCGGAAAAGTTACAGACGATAAATCATTGCGTTTATATCATAAAGGTGAAGTCGTAGCAGATGTTCCAGTTGATGCATTAGCTGAGGATGCACCTGTATATCACAAGCCATCTAAAGAGCCTGCATACTATCAGGAATTTCAAGCACAAGATTCATATATCCCATCGGTGACTGACTATAAACAAACATTAATTGATTTATTAAGTCAGCCAACGATTGCTAGCAAAGAGTATGTTTTTGATCAATATGATTATATGGTTCGAACAAACACAGTTGTGGCCCCGGGTTCAGATGCAGCAGTTTTACGAGTTCGTGGAACAAATAAAGCACTAGCAATGACAACAGATTGTAATTCACGTTACATTTACTTAGACCCAGAGGTTGGCGGTAAAATTGCTGTTAGTGAAGCAGCACGAAATATTGTATGCTCTGGTGGGGAGCCACTTGCTATTACAGATTGCTTAAACTTTGGTAGCCCTGAGAAACCTGAGATTTTCTGGCAAATCGAAAAAGCAACAGATGGTATGAGTGAAGCATGTAACGTACTAAGTACACCTGTAATTGGCGGAAACGTGTCTTTATATAATGAAACAAACGGTGTAGCAATTTACCCTACTCCGGTAGTAGGTATGGTTGGTTTAATCGAAGATACAAAACATATTACAACACAAAACTTCAAGCAAGCCGGTGACTTAGTATATGTAATCGGTGAGGCGAAATCTGAGTTTGGTGGAAGTGAGTTACAAAAGATGCTTGAAGGCCGTATTTACGGAAAGGCACCAGAGCTTAACTTAGAAACTGAGTCGAAGCGTCAACAACAAGTATTAGCTGCGATTAAATCAGGACTTGTTCAGTCTGCACATGATGTTGCAGAAGGTGGCTTAGCGGTCGCTGTTGCTGAGTGTTTAATGAAGGATGAAACACTTGGAGCGAGCATTACTGTCAATGGCGATGCGGTAACTGCGCTATTTAGTGAATCCCAATCGCGATTTATTATTTCAGTTAGTAAAGAAAATCAAGCACAATTTGAAAAGCTTGTGGAAGCTACTTTAATCGGTGAAGTGACACAAAGCGGTATGTTATCAATTCAAAATGAAAATGAAGAAACTATATTATCAGCTCAAACCGCTGAATTAAAAGCTGCTTGGAAAGGAGCTATCCCATGCTTGCTGAAATAA
- the purQ gene encoding phosphoribosylformylglycinamidine synthase subunit PurQ, whose product MKFAVIVFPGSNCDIDMYHAIKDELGEEVEYVWHTESDLGQYDGILLPGGFSYGDYLRCGAISRFSNVMEAVIQAAKDGKPVLGVCNGFQILLESGLLPGAMKRNNNLKFMCRPVELEVCNNETMFTSEYKKGEIITIPIAHGEGNYECDDATLKELEENNRIVFRYHGTNPNGSKADIAGIINETGNVLGMMPHPERAVDELLGSADGLAMFKSILKTWREANVVTS is encoded by the coding sequence GTGAAATTCGCTGTTATAGTATTTCCAGGTTCGAATTGCGATATCGACATGTATCATGCGATAAAGGACGAATTAGGTGAAGAAGTTGAGTATGTTTGGCACACAGAGTCTGATTTAGGCCAGTATGATGGTATTTTATTACCTGGCGGCTTTTCTTACGGGGATTATCTTCGCTGCGGAGCAATTTCTCGTTTTTCAAACGTAATGGAAGCGGTGATTCAAGCTGCTAAAGATGGAAAGCCTGTTTTAGGTGTTTGTAACGGATTTCAAATTTTACTAGAATCAGGACTTCTTCCAGGGGCAATGAAACGCAACAACAACTTAAAGTTTATGTGCCGCCCTGTTGAACTTGAGGTTTGTAACAATGAAACAATGTTTACAAGTGAATATAAAAAAGGCGAGATCATTACAATTCCAATTGCGCACGGCGAAGGCAATTATGAATGTGATGATGCAACATTAAAGGAATTAGAAGAAAATAACCGCATTGTGTTCCGTTATCATGGAACAAATCCAAATGGATCAAAAGCGGATATTGCTGGAATTATTAATGAAACGGGAAATGTATTAGGTATGATGCCACACCCAGAGCGTGCTGTTGATGAGTTACTAGGTAGTGCTGATGGATTGGCAATGTTTAAATCAATTTTGAAAACTTGGAGGGAAGCAAATGTCGTTACTTCTTGA
- the purS gene encoding phosphoribosylformylglycinamidine synthase subunit PurS, producing MFKVKVYITLRESVLDPQGVAVKKSLHTMSYNEVADVRIGKYLELTLDKDTQDVEQKVKEMCDRLLANPVIEDYRFEIEEVVAQ from the coding sequence ATGTTCAAAGTAAAAGTATATATTACGCTAAGAGAAAGTGTATTAGATCCTCAAGGAGTAGCTGTAAAAAAATCATTGCACACGATGTCTTACAACGAAGTAGCAGATGTGCGTATTGGTAAGTACCTAGAATTAACACTTGATAAGGATACACAAGATGTTGAGCAAAAGGTTAAAGAAATGTGTGATCGGTTATTAGCTAATCCAGTTATTGAAGACTATCGTTTTGAAATTGAGGAGGTTGTGGCTCAGTGA
- the purC gene encoding phosphoribosylaminoimidazolesuccinocarboxamide synthase, giving the protein MQKGNLLYEGKAKRIYSTDEENIVWVEYKDDATAFNGEKKAQITGKGRLNNEITSLLFALLTEAGVPNHFVERLSDTEQLVKKVKIIPLEVVVRNIIAGSLSKRIGVEEGVTMETPIVEFYYKDDALGDPLINNDHIRYLNIATDEQLVQIREMALKINDILVAYFTDREIRLVDFKLEFGVTEQGEVILADEVSPDTCRLWDKNTNQKFDKDVFRRDLGSLTDAYEEILKRLGGASTCSK; this is encoded by the coding sequence ATGCAAAAAGGGAATTTGTTATACGAAGGTAAAGCGAAAAGAATTTATAGTACGGATGAGGAAAATATTGTTTGGGTGGAGTACAAGGATGATGCAACAGCTTTTAATGGTGAAAAGAAGGCTCAAATCACAGGTAAAGGTCGCTTAAATAATGAAATTACTTCCTTGTTATTTGCTCTATTAACTGAAGCTGGAGTACCTAATCATTTTGTTGAAAGATTATCAGATACAGAACAGCTCGTTAAGAAGGTTAAAATTATTCCACTTGAAGTTGTCGTTAGAAACATAATCGCTGGCAGCCTTTCAAAAAGAATTGGGGTAGAAGAAGGGGTAACTATGGAAACTCCAATTGTCGAATTCTATTATAAAGATGATGCGCTGGGTGATCCGCTTATCAATAATGATCATATTCGTTATTTAAATATCGCAACAGATGAACAGCTAGTACAAATTCGAGAAATGGCTCTTAAGATTAATGATATTTTAGTAGCATATTTTACAGATAGAGAAATTCGTTTAGTTGATTTTAAATTAGAGTTTGGGGTTACAGAACAAGGTGAAGTAATCCTAGCAGATGAAGTTTCACCTGATACATGCCGTCTATGGGATAAAAACACAAACCAGAAATTTGATAAAGATGTATTTCGTCGCGATCTAGGAAGTTTAACAGATGCATATGAAGAAATTTTAAAACGATTAGGGGGAGCATCAACATGTTCAAAGTAA